Proteins from a single region of Nakamurella deserti:
- a CDS encoding prepilin-type N-terminal cleavage/methylation domain-containing protein, which yields MYKTFADLRAKRAKGDNGFTLIELLVVVVILGVLIAIAIPVYLNYRKGANDSAAESDVRNAISVMEVCNAGTGKYPTAATTYPLATASTTTPCSGQTVTTSTGTTLKYIANTAGTCYTIIARNTGGAPKYWIYNSATAGSVTDAGTESLFNTPVAPSC from the coding sequence ATGTACAAGACCTTTGCCGATCTTCGCGCCAAGCGCGCCAAGGGCGACAACGGCTTCACCCTGATCGAACTGCTCGTCGTGGTGGTCATCCTCGGCGTGCTGATCGCGATCGCGATCCCGGTCTACCTGAACTACCGCAAGGGCGCCAACGACTCGGCCGCCGAGTCGGATGTCCGCAACGCCATCAGCGTCATGGAGGTCTGCAACGCCGGCACGGGCAAGTATCCCACTGCTGCGACGACCTACCCGTTGGCCACCGCTTCGACCACCACCCCCTGCTCTGGCCAGACAGTCACGACCAGCACCGGAACGACGCTGAAGTACATCGCCAACACGGCGGGCACCTGCTACACGATCATCGCCCGCAACACCGGTGGAGCGCCGAAGTACTGGATCTACAACAGTGCCACTGCTGGCTCCGTGACCGATGCCGGGACCGAGTCGCTGTTCAACACTCCGGTCGCTCCGAGCTGCTGA
- a CDS encoding prepilin-type N-terminal cleavage/methylation domain-containing protein produces MHHRLTTLRGRKAAGDKGFTLIELLVVVVILGVLITIAIPVYLNYRKGANDAAAESDVRNAISILEVCNASDGKYPVADFPASFGSETGATVVDACSGQRYNTSKGTQLTYRTNSSGSCYSMVAKNAGGAPKYWQYVSSAGGSVAPSDAARFAAPPPC; encoded by the coding sequence GTGCATCACCGCCTCACCACGCTGCGGGGCCGAAAGGCCGCTGGCGACAAGGGCTTCACGCTGATCGAGCTGCTCGTCGTGGTGGTCATCCTCGGCGTGCTCATCACGATCGCGATCCCGGTCTACCTGAACTACCGCAAGGGCGCCAACGACGCGGCTGCCGAGTCGGACGTACGTAACGCCATCAGCATTCTCGAGGTGTGCAACGCCTCCGACGGCAAGTACCCGGTCGCGGATTTCCCTGCATCATTCGGTTCAGAAACCGGTGCAACGGTCGTGGACGCCTGTTCCGGCCAGCGCTACAACACCAGCAAGGGCACCCAGCTCACGTACCGGACCAACAGCTCGGGTTCGTGCTACAGCATGGTGGCAAAGAATGCCGGTGGCGCCCCGAAGTACTGGCAGTACGTCAGCTCCGCCGGGGGAAGTGTCGCCCCCTCCGATGCGGCCCGGTTCGCCGCGCCGCCCCCCTGCTGA